One region of Rubidibacter lacunae KORDI 51-2 genomic DNA includes:
- a CDS encoding RHS repeat-associated core domain-containing protein yields the protein MQRREDGGFAPDYEFTQAGLTALGVTVTEYDAVGNVTAIIDPLGNETSFVYDDRDRNTQEIITTDVSGTLTELTRTYEYDAVGNRIEATDRLGRTRQFIYDGLNRQTAELWLDRNGDITRTIASTYDIASRLTRVTDPDSSYQYEYDDRDRLTVVDNAGTPGAPQVELSYNYDANGNLLSVSEEIDEAAAGVTTYSYDDLNRLETQTQSGAGVSEKRVDYTYTPTGQFESISRYSDLAGTQFAIESVYDYDELNRLTNLTHSNSTEAIAFYDLTYDSAGRINSIDSVDGLAEYTYDAIGQLTGSDYSDEAIADENYSYDANGNRETSHLHGGGYATGEYNQLESDGTYAYEYDAEGNLRRQTAIATGEVREFEWDHRNRLMSVVDKDGAGAIAQEVEFTYDAMNRRLTKSVDGAVTYFVYDRDDVLLEFVDGATAPGLAYRYLHSSQVDQVLAKENGQAETHWLLGDRQGSTRDLADAGGNLVNHIDYDSYGNVISETDSTSSTRYLYTGRELDVEVGLYYNRARYYSPTTGKFISLDPISFAGGDDNLYRYVLNSPTNYIDPTGEAPVEAPPRPAPPAPIPIPPAPPPAPRAPVPRLFPGAGVLGGTLGILLLDYLFPQPLADGTLEQPGGEAWPKRCKLISSTPQPPLCRRICVYKCRDQNGRVEPWNIPAYIFIDQQCPEYMNWIERGAGDDGFDIIN from the coding sequence TTGCAGCGTCGCGAGGACGGCGGTTTCGCTCCGGATTACGAGTTTACTCAGGCAGGGCTGACGGCGCTGGGAGTTACCGTCACCGAGTACGATGCCGTCGGAAACGTCACGGCAATTATCGACCCCTTGGGGAACGAGACAAGCTTCGTTTATGACGATCGCGATCGCAACACCCAGGAAATCATCACAACCGACGTTAGCGGCACGCTGACCGAGCTGACCCGGACTTACGAGTACGACGCTGTAGGCAACCGCATCGAGGCGACAGACCGGCTGGGTCGCACGCGACAGTTCATCTACGACGGGCTGAATCGCCAGACGGCCGAACTTTGGCTCGATCGCAACGGCGATATCACGCGAACTATCGCCTCGACTTATGACATTGCCAGTCGCCTTACCCGCGTCACCGACCCCGACTCCAGCTATCAATACGAGTACGACGATCGCGATCGCCTCACCGTAGTGGACAACGCGGGCACGCCAGGAGCGCCGCAGGTCGAACTGAGCTACAACTATGACGCCAACGGGAACTTGCTGTCGGTTTCGGAGGAAATAGATGAGGCAGCCGCGGGCGTCACGACCTACAGCTACGACGACCTGAACCGCTTAGAAACGCAGACCCAGAGCGGCGCAGGCGTCAGTGAGAAGCGAGTAGATTACACTTACACGCCAACCGGTCAGTTCGAGAGCATCAGCCGCTACAGCGACCTGGCGGGAACCCAGTTTGCGATCGAGAGCGTGTATGACTACGACGAACTCAATCGACTAACAAATCTGACACACTCTAATTCTACGGAGGCGATCGCTTTCTACGACCTGACCTACGACAGTGCCGGTCGCATCAACAGCATCGACAGCGTTGATGGTCTTGCGGAGTACACATACGATGCGATCGGGCAGTTGACTGGCAGCGATTACAGTGATGAGGCGATCGCGGACGAAAACTACAGCTATGACGCCAACGGCAACCGCGAGACTTCACATCTGCATGGAGGTGGGTACGCAACTGGGGAATACAACCAACTGGAATCGGATGGCACTTACGCCTATGAGTATGACGCAGAAGGAAATTTGAGACGGCAGACGGCGATCGCGACAGGAGAAGTCCGGGAGTTCGAATGGGACCACCGAAACCGGCTCATGTCTGTGGTTGATAAGGATGGGGCTGGGGCGATCGCGCAGGAAGTAGAATTCACCTACGATGCCATGAATCGCCGCCTGACAAAGTCAGTTGATGGAGCGGTAACGTACTTCGTCTACGATCGCGACGATGTTCTTTTGGAGTTTGTCGATGGAGCCACTGCCCCTGGTTTGGCTTATCGGTATCTGCACAGTTCGCAAGTCGATCAAGTCTTGGCCAAGGAAAACGGGCAAGCTGAAACGCATTGGCTCTTGGGCGATCGTCAGGGTAGCACTCGTGACTTAGCTGATGCTGGTGGAAATCTGGTCAACCACATCGACTATGACTCCTACGGCAATGTCATCTCCGAAACTGACAGCACCAGCAGTACTCGCTATCTTTACACTGGGCGAGAACTTGACGTTGAGGTTGGTTTGTACTACAACCGAGCTCGTTACTACAGCCCAACAACTGGGAAGTTCATCAGCCTAGATCCAATTTCTTTCGCTGGAGGGGACGATAATTTGTACCGTTACGTTCTCAACAGTCCAACTAACTACATCGATCCGACGGGAGAGGCTCCAGTGGAAGCACCGCCTCGACCGGCTCCTCCCGCACCCATTCCAATCCCTCCAGCGCCGCCCCCAGCCCCCCGTGCGCCCGTTCCAAGACTATTTCCTGGAGCTGGTGTGTTGGGTGGAACACTAGGCATCCTCCTTCTCGACTACTTATTCCCGCAACCGCTTGCTGATGGGACTCTAGAACAACCCGGTGGTGAAGCTTGGCCTAAGAGATGTAAGCTTATAAGCAGTACTCCACAACCTCCTCTTTGTCGTCGAATATGTGTGTATAAATGTCGAGATCAAAATGGCCGCGTTGAGCCTTGGAATATTCCAGCTTATATTTTTATTGATCAGCAGTGTCCTGAATACATGAACTGGATTGAGAGAGGAGCTGGCGATGATGGATTTGATATCATCAACTGA
- a CDS encoding RHS repeat-associated core domain-containing protein: MQRREDGGFAPDYEFTQAELTALGVTVTEYDAVGNVTAIFDPVGNETRFVYDDRDRLTSIADPLGQVTRYEYDDAGNLIAVVEPRSVLDPNTQEESVATTFIYDGLNRQIGSQNALGHLTTAEYDDAGNLTKFTDEEGRIARYEYDRRNLLTKAIDEGGGTSENDSITRYTYDGNGNLTTTTRETNAGDLTKSYSYDTLNRRTGVTDAEGHTTTFGYDSVGNLTRVTDPSNPDDPSDISNETAFAYDAMNRLMAETNALGKTRTHAYDLAGNLIRSEDRNGRVREFSYDVLDRLTEERWLNANSEVIRTLGYDYNEADELLQLFDDDGNASTEPTHIFSYDRAGRPTSAINKLVPGLASNVELQYAYQVNSNNLGSVTDFIDGVEHGVESFLYDDLNRVTEIAQSGTGVAAKRVELDYDQTSQLAEIRRYNSLSGGTSVATSTYTYDAIGRLDGLNHDTAPLSDPLTYSYTYDRAHRLTQSNSPDGTASYSYDRRDQLLSAEYEGDLATYLGTETYSYDDNGNRTSDGSVTEANNRLSENDGYTYSYDDEGNLIEQVDKASGEVTTYTWDHRNRLTEVAVRNSNGDLIRDVEYRYDVLDRRVAKVIDLDGDGPAAATSQYFVYDGEHIALVFDESGTLVQRYLHGPFIDQVLAEETADGVRWTLTDHLGSIAYILNENGEILNHLIYDSFGNVVHETDSSVDFRFGFTGRERDEETGLHYYRARYYDPRTGRFLSEDPLGFGAGDVNLYRYVGNSPLNAIDPYGLESLVPAFIVPYGPTVPPAPPTQIAPGGSTPTGAPLYVPRNAPLGSPSNPYRLEERVDPSWMYAPPWARPSGIEEFLRDIREYLDIPSTELFPGSDDLFFPPDHPPNSCPAFPPDQGPQNSNDPGTSGADSEEPAAGTGSEEMWDALSDQERYYEPSDDAKRIGEHTRARGNLEVHFPELTGDDELERHIDDVITNPTETMLRNIPGRDRAIASYDDGSGTIVIENQDKPSESTAFRRPNARDYLIDDGFEPN, encoded by the coding sequence TTGCAGCGGCGGGAGGACGGCGGTTTCGCTCCGGATTACGAGTTTACTCAGGCAGAGCTGACGGCGTTGGGAGTTACCGTCACCGAGTACGATGCCGTCGGAAATGTCACGGCAATTTTCGACCCCGTGGGGAACGAGACAAGATTCGTTTATGACGATCGCGATCGCCTCACCAGTATCGCCGATCCGCTCGGTCAAGTCACTCGCTACGAGTATGACGACGCAGGTAATCTGATAGCGGTTGTCGAGCCGCGATCGGTTCTCGATCCGAACACGCAAGAGGAGTCGGTCGCCACCACCTTCATCTACGACGGTCTCAACCGTCAGATTGGCTCGCAGAATGCCCTGGGTCATCTAACTACTGCCGAGTACGACGATGCAGGGAACCTGACAAAATTCACCGATGAGGAAGGACGGATCGCTCGTTACGAATACGATCGCCGCAATCTTCTGACAAAAGCGATCGATGAGGGGGGCGGCACTAGTGAAAATGACTCCATTACGCGCTATACCTACGACGGTAATGGCAACCTCACGACTACCACTCGTGAAACGAACGCTGGAGATCTGACCAAAAGCTACAGCTACGACACGCTCAACCGCCGCACGGGAGTGACGGATGCCGAGGGTCATACCACCACCTTCGGCTACGACTCGGTCGGCAACCTCACCCGCGTTACCGATCCCAGCAACCCCGATGACCCGAGCGACATCTCCAATGAGACCGCGTTCGCGTACGACGCCATGAACCGCCTCATGGCGGAGACCAACGCACTGGGCAAAACTCGAACCCATGCCTACGACCTGGCCGGTAACCTCATTCGCAGCGAGGACCGCAACGGTCGCGTCCGCGAGTTCAGCTACGATGTGCTGGATCGCCTGACCGAGGAACGCTGGCTGAATGCCAACAGCGAGGTCATTCGCACGCTGGGCTATGACTATAACGAGGCAGACGAGCTCCTGCAGCTCTTTGACGATGATGGCAATGCCAGTACGGAGCCAACCCACATCTTCAGCTACGACCGGGCCGGTCGCCCAACATCAGCTATCAACAAGCTCGTACCGGGACTGGCCTCAAATGTCGAGCTGCAATACGCGTACCAGGTGAATAGCAACAACCTTGGTTCGGTAACGGACTTCATTGATGGGGTCGAGCATGGCGTTGAGAGTTTCCTATACGACGACCTCAACCGCGTTACGGAGATTGCACAGAGCGGCACTGGCGTCGCTGCAAAGCGCGTGGAGCTAGATTACGACCAGACCTCACAATTGGCAGAAATTCGTCGCTACAACAGTCTGAGTGGTGGAACGTCTGTTGCCACCAGTACATACACCTACGACGCGATCGGACGCCTGGACGGACTCAACCACGATACGGCACCGTTGTCAGACCCGCTGACCTACAGCTACACCTACGATCGCGCCCACCGCCTAACGCAAAGCAATTCCCCTGATGGCACGGCGAGCTACAGCTACGATCGGCGCGACCAACTCCTGAGCGCCGAGTACGAGGGTGACCTCGCCACCTACTTGGGCACCGAGACGTATAGCTATGACGACAACGGCAACCGGACCAGCGACGGCAGCGTCACTGAGGCAAACAACCGCCTCAGCGAGAACGACGGATACACCTACAGCTATGACGATGAGGGCAACCTCATCGAGCAAGTCGATAAAGCGAGCGGCGAAGTCACCACCTACACCTGGGACCACCGCAACCGCCTCACCGAGGTTGCGGTCCGCAACAGCAACGGCGACCTCATCCGTGATGTGGAGTACCGCTACGACGTTCTAGATCGGCGAGTGGCAAAGGTTATCGACCTTGACGGTGACGGACCTGCGGCAGCGACGTCTCAGTACTTCGTCTATGACGGAGAGCACATTGCTCTGGTTTTTGACGAGAGTGGCACCTTGGTGCAGCGTTACCTGCACGGACCTTTCATCGACCAAGTGTTGGCAGAAGAGACAGCAGACGGCGTGCGCTGGACGCTGACAGACCATCTGGGCTCAATCGCCTACATTCTCAACGAGAACGGAGAGATTCTCAACCACCTCATCTATGACAGCTTCGGTAACGTCGTCCACGAGACGGATTCAAGTGTGGACTTCCGCTTCGGCTTTACGGGACGGGAGCGAGACGAGGAGACGGGGTTGCACTACTACCGCGCCCGCTACTACGACCCGCGGACCGGGCGTTTCCTGAGCGAAGACCCGCTGGGCTTTGGAGCGGGCGACGTCAACCTCTATCGCTACGTTGGCAACTCTCCTCTCAACGCGATCGACCCATATGGACTAGAGTCATTAGTCCCAGCTTTCATCGTACCCTACGGTCCAACAGTGCCACCAGCACCACCGACACAAATTGCCCCAGGAGGGAGCACTCCTACCGGTGCACCGCTATACGTTCCACGGAATGCTCCTCTAGGCAGCCCTTCTAATCCTTACAGACTGGAGGAAAGGGTAGATCCTTCTTGGATGTACGCACCTCCCTGGGCTCGGCCTTCCGGGATAGAAGAATTCCTCCGAGACATAAGAGAGTATCTTGATATACCATCCACAGAGCTGTTTCCAGGGTCGGACGACCTCTTCTTTCCTCCCGATCACCCCCCAAACAGTTGTCCGGCATTCCCCCCCGATCAAGGACCGCAGAACAGTAATGACCCTGGGACTAGCGGGGCTGACTCGGAGGAGCCAGCTGCAGGTACGGGCTCAGAAGAAATGTGGGACGCCCTCTCTGATCAAGAGCGTTATTATGAGCCATCGGATGATGCCAAGAGAATTGGAGAGCATACCAGGGCAAGGGGAAACCTAGAGGTACATTTCCCCGAACTG
- a CDS encoding tetratricopeptide repeat protein has translation MARYEEGAYAFNTENYEKAMRIMLPLAREGDVNAQLSVASMYFSGLGVQQDYRQAIKWYRPGAEQGHPVAQHSLAIALLSLDIIDEAIEYLLEADKQNVTVAQSCLGDIFTGAYNFPKEALEKFDFSFDEALEWYQKAGEGGFPYAYHRLGEISEARGGDSQENEAVALDFYHKAAKQGYVPSQMVLARAYQDGLLGLPIDLEQAQYWFRQAQENN, from the coding sequence ATGGCTAGATACGAAGAAGGAGCATATGCTTTTAATACTGAGAACTATGAGAAGGCGATGAGGATAATGCTGCCTTTGGCAAGGGAAGGAGATGTAAATGCACAGTTATCAGTTGCCAGCATGTATTTTTCAGGACTCGGCGTCCAGCAAGATTACAGGCAGGCTATCAAGTGGTACCGACCTGGAGCAGAACAAGGTCATCCAGTAGCGCAACATAGCCTGGCGATCGCTCTTCTTTCTCTCGACATTATAGATGAAGCAATTGAGTACTTGCTTGAGGCTGACAAGCAAAATGTTACAGTTGCTCAATCCTGTCTAGGCGATATATTCACAGGTGCTTATAACTTTCCAAAGGAAGCGTTGGAGAAATTCGATTTTAGTTTTGATGAAGCACTGGAGTGGTATCAGAAAGCTGGCGAAGGAGGTTTTCCTTACGCTTATCACCGATTGGGTGAAATAAGTGAAGCAAGAGGAGGAGACTCCCAAGAAAATGAAGCAGTCGCTTTAGATTTCTACCACAAAGCCGCGAAACAAGGGTATGTTCCATCCCAAATGGTTTTGGCACGGGCTTATCAGGATGGTTTGCTTGGATTGCCTATTGACCTAGAACAAGCTCAATACTGGTTCCGTCAAGCGCAAGAGAATAATTAA